The genome window GGCGGGGCCACCGCGTCCATGTGTTTTCCTACGAGACGCCCTTTCGCCTGTCCCACTTCGAGGCGAACGTCTTCTTTCATGAGGTGGAGGCGCCCGATTACCCGCTCTTCCGCTTTCCGCCCTACCTGCTGGCGCTGTCTTCCAAGATCGTCGAGGTGGCCCGTGAGGCGGACTTGCAGGTGATTCACGCCCACTACGCCGTGCCTCATACGGCGGCAGCCTACCTGGCCAAGCAGATGCTGGCTGGCGAGCGCCGACTGCCGGTGCTGACGACAATGCACGGCACCGACATCACCCTCGTCGGCAACGATCCCCAGTTTTATGAGATCACCCGCTTTTCCCTGGAGGCGAGCGACGGTGTGACCGCTGTGTCGCGGAGCCTGGCCGAGGAATCGGCCGAGACCTTCCGTTTGCGCCGCCTTCCCCGGGTGATCCCCAATTTCGTCGACGCTGAGGAGTACCGTCCCCGCAACAACCCGGCCCTGCGCGCCCGCTTCGCCCGCCCCGATGAGAAGATCCTCCTGCACATCTCCAACATGCGGCCGGTCAAGCGGGTGGAGGATGTCATCCGCATTTTTGCCCGGGTCAATGGGCAGGCGCCGTGCCGGCTGCTCCTGGCCGGCGACGGTCCCGAACGGCTTGCTGCGTCCCACCTGGCCGAAGCGCTGGGCTTGCAGGAGCGCGTCTGCTTTTTGGGCCGCCAGGACAATGTGGCCGAGATCTTCCCCCTGGCCGACCTGTTCCTGCTGCCGTCGGCCAAGGAATCCTTCGGCCTGGTGGCCTTGGAGGCGATGGCCTGCCAGGTGCCGGTCATCGCCAGCGATACGGGCGGCCTGCCTGAGGTGATCGAAAAGGGTGTGACCGGCTACTTGGCGCCGGTGGGCGATGTGGAGACGATGGCGGGCTACGCCATCAGCCTGCTGACGGATGAACGGGAATATGCCGTCATGGCGCGGCAAGCCCGTGAAAGGGCGGTGAACCGTTTTCGGGCCGATCCGATCATCGATGCATACGAGGCCTATTACGGGGAAATCTTGAATACGCCTTGACAAGCTACCAAAAGCGAGTTAGGATAGATTCATACATAATAGTAATCATTACTGAAAATGGAGGTGACAACATGGCGATTTACAAATGCGCGAAGTGCGGCGAGGTCGTCGACAAGCGCTGCAAGCCTGGCAAATGCCCCAAGTGCGGCGCCCCCAAAGATGAACTGATCAAACAGGAAGGCCAGGCGTCGGGCGGGAAATGCTGCGGTTGATAAAAGACTCGTCCCGGAGGACAAGCGTTCATCCGGCGCAGGCACTACGCTTGTGCTTGATTGGACCAGCATCCCTTGGGTATACTTGAATAGTGAAGCAAGAGAAAAAGCAGGGAGTGTACCCTGCTTTTCTCATGAGGAGGGACCGGGAAATGGCAAAGGTTTATTTTGTCTCGCCGCGGGCCAAAGCAGGAAAAGGGCTCGTTGACAAGCTGCGCCGGTTGATCAAGGCGGCGGGAACGGTCGACTGCGCCGAAAAGGGTGACTTGGTGGCCGTCAAGATGCACTTCGGGGAGCGGGGAAACACGGCCACGATCAGGCCGCCTTTCGTCGGCGCCGTCGTGGAAGAGATCCGGCGCAAGGAAGCCCGCCCCTTTTTGACCGATTCGAACACCCTCTACCGGGGTTCGCGATCGAACGCTGTCGACCATATGGATACGGCCATGGAAAACGGCTATTCCTACGCGACGGTGAAGGCGCCTGTCATCATCGCCGACGGTTTGAACGGGAAAGAGTTCCGCAACGTTCCCATCCAGGGCAAACGCCTCAAGGAGGCCAAGATCGCCGCCATCCCCCTTGACGCTGACGCCATGATCGTGCTGAGCCACTTCAAGGGCCATGAGATGACCGGCTTCGGCGGCGCTATCAAGAACCTGGCCATGGGACTGGCCTCCCGCTCGGGCAAACTAGTGCAGCACCAGGACGTAAAGCCAGAGGTCAATGACAAGTGTAAGGTCTGCGGCAAGTGTGTCCACTGGTGCCCTGTCGACGCCATCACCCTCGGGGAACGGGCTGTCATCGCCGGGGAACGCTGCATCGGCTGCGGCGAGTGCACTGTCACCTGTCCCCATAAGGCCATCGCTGTCAACTGGAAGACCGACGTGGGCCTGTTGCAGGAGAAGATGGCCGAATACGCCTACGCCTCGGTGAAAGAAAAGCGGGAAAAAGGCAAGGTGACCTTCATCAACTTCGTTCTCGACGTGTCCCCGGAGTGTGACTGCTGCTCCTGGAGCGACGCGCCCATCGTGCCCGACATCGGCATCCTCGCCTCGGATGATCCCGTCGCCCTTGACCAGGCCTGCTACGATCTGGTCAACGAGGCGCCGGGCCTGCGCGATGGCCGGCTCGGCGACGCGGGGCAGGGCGAACCGGCCGCCGGTGTGGACAAGTTCCGCATCGTCCATCCCTCTGTCGATGGGACGATCCAACTCCGCCACGCCGAGGAGATGGGCTTGGGCAGCCGAACCTATGAACTGGTCCGGCTGGGGGAATAGGCGGTTGACAGTTGCGCCCCCTTTCGATATGATAATAGTAATAGATATCGAGATTGTTCTTACGTCCTCTTTCGAAGGGTGGGAATTGCCATGGGCGCCATCGGACCCCGTATGACACGACAAAAATCGCTCGTTTTGGAGATCGTTCAAGGCACGACCTGTCATCCGACTGCCGATTGGGTCTACCAGGAGGCGCGCCAGCAGATCCCTGACATCAGCCTCGGGACGGTGTACCGGAACCTCAACGCCCTGGTCCAGCAAGGTCTGATCCGTGAGATGACCTATGCCGGCGCCAGTTCCCGCTATGACGGCAATGTGGAGAATCATTATCACTTCGTCTGCGAGAACTGCCACCGCGTCTTTGATGTCTTCATGGATCCGCCGGAGCAATGGGCGCGGCGGGCCGAGGAGATCAGCGGCCATGAGATCAAGGGCCACCGGATGGAGTTTTTCGGACGCTGCGCCGAGTGCCGCAAATC of Heliomicrobium undosum contains these proteins:
- the bshA gene encoding N-acetyl-alpha-D-glucosaminyl L-malate synthase BshA, which codes for MNIGIVCYPSYGGSGVVASELARQLGRRGHRVHVFSYETPFRLSHFEANVFFHEVEAPDYPLFRFPPYLLALSSKIVEVAREADLQVIHAHYAVPHTAAAYLAKQMLAGERRLPVLTTMHGTDITLVGNDPQFYEITRFSLEASDGVTAVSRSLAEESAETFRLRRLPRVIPNFVDAEEYRPRNNPALRARFARPDEKILLHISNMRPVKRVEDVIRIFARVNGQAPCRLLLAGDGPERLAASHLAEALGLQERVCFLGRQDNVAEIFPLADLFLLPSAKESFGLVALEAMACQVPVIASDTGGLPEVIEKGVTGYLAPVGDVETMAGYAISLLTDEREYAVMARQARERAVNRFRADPIIDAYEAYYGEILNTP
- a CDS encoding RCKP-type rubredoxin-like domain-containing protein, whose product is MAIYKCAKCGEVVDKRCKPGKCPKCGAPKDELIKQEGQASGGKCCG
- a CDS encoding DUF362 domain-containing protein, which encodes MAKVYFVSPRAKAGKGLVDKLRRLIKAAGTVDCAEKGDLVAVKMHFGERGNTATIRPPFVGAVVEEIRRKEARPFLTDSNTLYRGSRSNAVDHMDTAMENGYSYATVKAPVIIADGLNGKEFRNVPIQGKRLKEAKIAAIPLDADAMIVLSHFKGHEMTGFGGAIKNLAMGLASRSGKLVQHQDVKPEVNDKCKVCGKCVHWCPVDAITLGERAVIAGERCIGCGECTVTCPHKAIAVNWKTDVGLLQEKMAEYAYASVKEKREKGKVTFINFVLDVSPECDCCSWSDAPIVPDIGILASDDPVALDQACYDLVNEAPGLRDGRLGDAGQGEPAAGVDKFRIVHPSVDGTIQLRHAEEMGLGSRTYELVRLGE
- a CDS encoding Fur family transcriptional regulator, with amino-acid sequence MGAIGPRMTRQKSLVLEIVQGTTCHPTADWVYQEARQQIPDISLGTVYRNLNALVQQGLIREMTYAGASSRYDGNVENHYHFVCENCHRVFDVFMDPPEQWARRAEEISGHEIKGHRMEFFGRCAECRKSAGM